Proteins encoded in a region of the Paenibacillus pedocola genome:
- a CDS encoding CxxH/CxxC protein has translation MYVVCKEHVELAIDKFVDEYEDAPDVVDLKETEFSDWDPPAKCAECEKNAEYLVV, from the coding sequence ATGTACGTAGTGTGTAAGGAACACGTAGAGCTGGCTATCGACAAATTTGTGGACGAGTACGAGGATGCACCGGATGTTGTGGATCTGAAGGAGACCGAGTTCTCGGACTGGGACCCGCCGGCGAAATGTGCGGAATGTGAGAAGAATGCGGAATATCTGGTGGTCTAA
- a CDS encoding M3 family oligoendopeptidase: MQLTWELDSIYPSFQSEPFQQDRRLVETLAGELSTWSASQLHNGQDAAGVMEQFLRQYNAYKSIYLRLFSFAELSFSADSSNTEAMNLLDELEEVTLGAGEALVSFSKWLARVHPDMLETSIASSVYLEQHSFYLHELQSKSQHLLSEEGEAVIARMQATGSKAWERLYMRTLSTLRTDVELDGKMQSLSLAELRNLVYDPDAAVRKAAAEAEHQACRSVAEQSAACINAVCGEAAAVYELRGYASPLHKVLAASRMDQETLQVMLQAIRESLPVFHRYYAKKAELLGYPGQLPFYDVFAPIGGESPTTISYAEAQAMIINGFSRFSSELGGFARKVFEQRWIDAEPRSGKGNFGMCVDIFPIGESRMITSFNGNYIDVSVLAHEIGHAYHSSRLAGQSMVNTEYPVPIAETASIFCESLIGYELLQSAPAGEAEAILERGLSDAGYYIVDFYARYCFESRLYARRKSGPLSVEELNALMLESMHAAYGDSVLQDSIHPYQWISKAGYYMSGNEFLNFPYSFGLLFSKGLFAQYKKRGADFVNRYEQFLSATSTRSIADAAKLMDIDVHSLSFWQDALTLIAGDTTKFTGRE; this comes from the coding sequence ATGCAGTTAACATGGGAATTGGACTCAATTTATCCTTCCTTTCAGTCGGAGCCGTTTCAGCAGGACCGCAGGCTTGTGGAGACACTTGCCGGGGAACTGAGTACATGGTCAGCCTCACAGTTACATAATGGACAAGATGCCGCCGGAGTGATGGAGCAGTTCCTTAGACAATATAATGCTTACAAAAGCATCTATCTCCGCCTGTTCAGCTTCGCGGAATTAAGCTTCAGCGCTGACAGCAGTAATACGGAAGCGATGAATCTGCTGGACGAGCTGGAGGAGGTCACCCTTGGCGCAGGAGAAGCCTTAGTAAGCTTCAGCAAATGGCTGGCCAGGGTCCATCCGGATATGCTGGAGACCAGTATCGCTTCCAGTGTCTATCTTGAGCAGCATAGCTTCTATCTGCATGAGCTGCAGAGCAAATCGCAGCATTTGCTGAGTGAGGAAGGCGAAGCGGTGATTGCCCGGATGCAGGCTACCGGCTCGAAAGCTTGGGAACGCCTGTACATGCGGACGCTGTCCACCCTGCGGACAGATGTGGAGCTGGACGGGAAGATGCAGAGTTTGTCGCTGGCTGAGCTGCGGAATCTCGTCTATGACCCGGATGCTGCGGTACGGAAGGCAGCGGCAGAAGCTGAGCATCAAGCATGCCGCAGTGTAGCGGAACAAAGCGCAGCATGTATCAATGCCGTATGCGGTGAGGCAGCGGCGGTGTATGAATTGAGAGGCTACGCTTCACCGCTGCATAAAGTACTGGCCGCTTCGCGGATGGATCAGGAGACACTGCAAGTAATGCTGCAGGCGATCCGGGAGAGTCTGCCGGTATTTCACCGGTATTATGCGAAAAAAGCTGAACTGCTGGGTTATCCCGGGCAGCTGCCGTTTTATGATGTGTTTGCGCCAATAGGCGGGGAGTCTCCGACTACCATCTCTTATGCCGAAGCCCAAGCGATGATTATTAACGGCTTCAGCAGGTTTAGCAGCGAGCTTGGCGGATTCGCCCGCAAGGTGTTCGAACAGCGCTGGATCGATGCTGAGCCGCGGAGCGGCAAAGGGAATTTCGGCATGTGTGTTGATATTTTCCCGATCGGGGAGAGCCGGATGATCACGAGCTTTAACGGCAATTATATAGATGTGAGCGTGCTGGCCCATGAGATCGGACATGCCTACCACAGCAGCCGTCTTGCCGGGCAAAGTATGGTCAACACGGAATATCCGGTGCCGATTGCGGAGACGGCGTCGATTTTTTGTGAGAGTCTGATAGGCTATGAACTGCTGCAGTCTGCGCCCGCCGGGGAAGCGGAAGCTATTCTGGAACGGGGACTGTCGGATGCCGGGTATTATATTGTAGATTTCTATGCCCGGTATTGTTTTGAGAGCAGGCTGTATGCCCGCAGGAAATCCGGACCTCTCTCCGTGGAGGAGCTGAATGCGCTGATGCTGGAGTCTATGCATGCCGCTTACGGCGACAGTGTACTGCAGGATTCGATTCATCCGTACCAGTGGATCAGCAAGGCCGGATATTACATGTCAGGCAATGAATTCCTGAACTTCCCGTATTCCTTCGGGCTTTTGTTCTCCAAGGGGCTCTTTGCACAGTACAAGAAGCGGGGAGCTGACTTCGTAAACCGCTATGAGCAGTTCCTCTCAGCAACCAGTACCCGGAGTATCGCAGATGCCGCGAAGCTGATGGACATTGATGTACATTCCCTGTCGTTCTGGCAGGATGCGCTCACGCTGATTGCCGGGGATACCACGAAGTTTACGGGACGGGAATAA
- a CDS encoding DUF2252 domain-containing protein, whose amino-acid sequence MVNQSITEGVIRTRSKLRRDLLISIFDEFDGGIMALSPVNRSEKYGKMAQSAFSFYRGSAYLFYFDTTRQYFPYHSSPARPTWIQGDLHFENFGAFRSEDGDIVYDVNDFDEGYVGSYLYDLLRMAVSIALVGRQLGYSEAEQHKLIESYAAAYSRQIRRFAQGKDNPANFVINEDTAKGPVKKLLRKLEKRRQSHFLEKVTAQMQSSRVFLETSELLIPGAAEQAELEQAWSFYTQTVVTRSLNEEHFRIKDIAVKRGSGTASIGLDRYYILIEGGLEQAGEDDTVLEVKEVRAPVPAYFMPYSESFWQSFTHQGKRVSATQQAMHHKADPYLGFLTLGGRDFYVRERSPYKKRLKLEDITDSGEMIRVLEVMGSLTAKMHARADADVDKGILNYHSEQEISKAMGPDPDAFARYIAEWAYSYAGQVEKDYAMFKDWVVERYGL is encoded by the coding sequence ATGGTCAATCAGTCCATTACTGAAGGGGTCATCCGCACACGCTCAAAGCTGCGCAGAGATCTGCTAATTTCGATTTTTGATGAGTTCGACGGCGGTATTATGGCCCTAAGCCCGGTCAACCGGTCGGAGAAATACGGCAAAATGGCGCAGAGCGCCTTTTCGTTCTACCGCGGGAGCGCTTATCTGTTCTATTTTGATACAACCAGGCAGTACTTCCCTTACCATAGCTCACCCGCCCGTCCTACCTGGATTCAAGGGGATCTGCATTTCGAGAATTTCGGTGCCTTCCGCAGTGAAGACGGGGATATCGTCTATGATGTGAATGATTTTGACGAAGGGTATGTCGGCTCTTATCTCTACGATCTGCTGCGCATGGCGGTCAGTATTGCCCTTGTCGGCAGGCAGCTTGGCTACAGCGAAGCAGAGCAGCACAAGTTGATTGAGAGCTACGCAGCTGCCTATTCCCGGCAAATCCGCCGCTTCGCCCAAGGCAAAGACAATCCCGCTAACTTCGTCATCAATGAGGATACCGCCAAAGGGCCGGTGAAGAAGCTGCTCCGCAAGCTGGAAAAGCGCCGGCAGAGCCACTTTCTGGAGAAGGTTACCGCCCAAATGCAGAGCAGCCGGGTGTTCCTGGAGACCTCCGAGCTGCTGATCCCCGGTGCTGCCGAGCAGGCCGAGCTTGAACAAGCCTGGAGCTTCTATACGCAGACGGTAGTCACACGCAGCCTGAATGAGGAGCATTTCCGGATCAAGGACATTGCGGTCAAACGCGGTTCAGGAACGGCATCGATTGGGCTGGACCGCTACTATATTCTAATCGAGGGCGGTTTGGAGCAGGCTGGCGAAGATGATACCGTACTGGAAGTAAAAGAGGTCCGCGCCCCGGTTCCCGCCTATTTCATGCCGTATTCGGAGTCGTTCTGGCAATCCTTTACCCATCAGGGCAAGCGGGTATCCGCTACCCAGCAGGCCATGCACCACAAAGCTGATCCCTACCTTGGCTTCCTGACGTTGGGCGGCCGGGACTTCTATGTCAGGGAACGTTCCCCGTACAAAAAAAGGCTCAAGCTAGAGGATATTACGGACTCCGGGGAAATGATCCGGGTGCTGGAGGTGATGGGCAGTCTGACCGCCAAAATGCATGCCCGCGCTGATGCCGACGTCGACAAAGGAATCCTCAACTATCATAGCGAGCAGGAGATTTCCAAAGCCATGGGCCCCGATCCTGATGCCTTTGCCCGGTACATTGCAGAGTGGGCTTACAGTTATGCCGGACAGGTAGAGAAGGACTACGCTATGTTTAAAGATTGGGTAGTGGAACGATACGGTCTATAA
- the cydC gene encoding thiol reductant ABC exporter subunit CydC, translating into MKREGWFAPYASAYFWRFLLIIALGALTIFSASSLMYTSGFLISKASIPPENILMIYVPIVGVRTFGTSRAVIHYVERLVGHDTILRILSKMRIRLYNILEPQALFLSSRFRTGDILGMLADDIEYLQNVYLRTVFPSIIALLIYAAAVISLGTFDLVFALLMALYMLVLVVVLPLISLLLTQSRQRQVKQERNRLYQKLTDAVLGMGDWMISGRQAQFVATYEADEAKVARTDGALRSWSRLRMFIGQAIVGLGVLSMLYWAAGQFADGAIAGTLIAAFVLVVFPVADAFLPVSEAVEKIPQYRNSLERLNGVEAAKDAVPHAAAEAKSAEAAALAAAAVQTIQASGQTHIELKSAGYRYAAGDDWSIQNLTLDIPQGRKIAVIGRSGAGKSTLLKVVQGVITPTVGSATINGVDAAAYGERIPQLIAVLNQSPHLFDTTVANNIRLGDPEASEEAVKQAAALAKLDTLITSLPEGYNTPVREAGQRFSGGERQRIALARILLQNTPVVVLDEPTVGLDPRTERELLATMFEAMEGKTLIWVTHHLVGAERMDEVIFMENGQVEMRGTHAELMDREPRYRKLYELDRPSAFMSKAPGE; encoded by the coding sequence TTGAAACGTGAAGGATGGTTTGCTCCCTATGCTTCTGCTTACTTCTGGCGGTTTCTGCTGATCATTGCCCTGGGGGCGCTGACGATCTTCTCGGCTTCGTCCCTGATGTACACCTCGGGCTTCCTGATCTCCAAAGCCTCCATACCGCCGGAAAATATTCTAATGATCTATGTGCCGATTGTCGGCGTGCGCACCTTCGGGACAAGCCGCGCAGTCATTCACTATGTGGAGCGGCTGGTTGGCCATGATACGATTCTGCGGATTCTCTCGAAGATGCGTATCCGGCTGTACAACATTCTGGAGCCGCAGGCGCTCTTCCTGTCTTCGCGCTTCCGCACCGGAGATATTCTCGGGATGCTGGCCGACGACATCGAGTATCTGCAAAATGTATATCTGCGTACTGTATTTCCAAGTATCATCGCCCTGCTGATTTATGCGGCAGCGGTGATATCACTGGGTACGTTCGATTTGGTTTTTGCCCTCTTAATGGCGCTATATATGCTGGTGCTGGTAGTCGTGCTGCCGCTGATCTCGCTGCTGCTGACGCAAAGCCGCCAGCGGCAGGTGAAGCAGGAGCGCAACCGGCTCTACCAGAAGCTGACCGATGCCGTTCTCGGGATGGGCGACTGGATGATTAGCGGCCGGCAGGCGCAGTTCGTGGCAACCTATGAGGCGGACGAGGCAAAAGTCGCCCGCACCGACGGGGCGCTGCGCAGCTGGTCGCGCCTGCGTATGTTCATCGGCCAGGCCATTGTCGGACTTGGCGTGCTGTCGATGCTCTACTGGGCGGCAGGACAATTTGCGGATGGCGCAATTGCCGGGACGCTGATTGCAGCGTTCGTGCTGGTAGTTTTCCCTGTTGCGGATGCTTTCCTGCCGGTCTCCGAGGCCGTCGAGAAAATTCCGCAGTACCGCAATTCCCTGGAACGCTTGAACGGTGTGGAAGCGGCGAAGGATGCGGTGCCCCATGCAGCGGCAGAAGCCAAGAGTGCAGAGGCTGCAGCTTTGGCCGCCGCTGCCGTGCAGACCATTCAGGCATCCGGTCAGACTCATATCGAACTGAAGTCTGCAGGATACCGCTATGCAGCGGGAGATGACTGGTCAATCCAGAATCTGACCCTCGACATTCCGCAGGGCCGGAAGATTGCGGTCATCGGCCGCAGCGGAGCCGGCAAATCCACGCTGCTGAAGGTCGTGCAGGGCGTGATCACGCCAACCGTCGGCTCGGCAACGATTAACGGAGTTGACGCAGCCGCTTACGGTGAGCGGATTCCGCAGCTCATTGCCGTGCTGAACCAGAGCCCGCATCTGTTCGACACTACGGTGGCGAACAACATCAGGCTCGGTGACCCGGAAGCCTCGGAGGAAGCGGTCAAGCAGGCGGCAGCCCTGGCGAAGCTGGATACGCTGATCACTTCGCTGCCCGAAGGCTACAACACCCCGGTACGCGAGGCCGGGCAGCGCTTCTCCGGCGGCGAACGCCAGCGGATAGCCCTGGCCCGTATTCTGCTGCAGAATACGCCGGTGGTTGTGCTCGATGAGCCGACGGTAGGCCTTGACCCGCGCACGGAGCGCGAGCTCCTGGCCACCATGTTCGAGGCGATGGAAGGCAAGACGCTGATCTGGGTCACACATCATCTGGTAGGCGCAGAACGAATGGATGAAGTGATTTTTATGGAGAACGGCCAGGTGGAAATGCGCGGCACCCATGCCGAGCTAATGGACAGGGAACCGCGCTACCGCAAGCTGTATGAGCTGGACCGGCCAAGCGCGTTTATGAGTAAAGCCCCCGGCGAATGA
- the cydD gene encoding thiol reductant ABC exporter subunit CydD gives MDKNLLGYKGVKPVFLIVGFLTLVQSLSILLLAKSLAEVVSALFAGEPLKEQGATMLLFLLAFLVRHACAMLMSRVSYRFAENTGSSMRRQMMDKLFELGPRLAGDRGTGTLVTIVLEGVTKFRTYLELIIPRMVGMGVTPWLLLVYIYTLDTSSGVILTLTMPIIIVFMILIGMTARKQMDRQLKSYRTLSNHFVDSLRGLETLKFLGRSRSHSESIAAVSDRYRSATMRTLRVAFLSSFAMDFFTMLSVASVAVSLGLRLVNEEMTLVTGLTILILAPEYFLPVRLVGADFHATLDGKEAGEAMKDIIDRETVKAVALEADGNKADQPLQSGAFSWKTDSVLKLEQVGVQYEADGISSLAEVSLEVTGAVKIGIIGESGAGKSTLVDILGGFLHPTSGSIVINGNRVSALTDEEWRRQTAYIPQQPYIFSGTLADNVRFYYPEASMEDVAAVVEAAGLSKLVSALPNGLDEMIGGGGRSLSGGQEQRVALARALLSSRPVMLLDEPTAHLDIETEYELKETMLPLFEGKLVFLATHRLHWMIDMDLIVVMQQGQVAETGTHHELIKRKGAYYELIQSQLEGIH, from the coding sequence ATGGATAAAAATTTGCTTGGGTACAAAGGAGTTAAGCCGGTCTTTCTGATCGTAGGCTTCCTTACCCTGGTGCAAAGCCTGTCCATACTGCTGCTGGCGAAATCGCTGGCAGAGGTAGTCTCTGCGCTGTTTGCGGGAGAACCGCTGAAGGAACAAGGGGCGACTATGCTCTTGTTCCTTCTTGCGTTTCTTGTGCGCCATGCCTGCGCAATGCTGATGAGCCGGGTTTCTTACCGTTTTGCGGAGAATACCGGCAGCAGTATGCGGAGACAAATGATGGACAAGCTGTTCGAGCTGGGGCCAAGGCTGGCAGGTGACCGGGGAACGGGGACACTGGTTACCATTGTACTTGAAGGTGTAACCAAGTTCCGTACGTACCTTGAACTGATCATTCCGCGGATGGTGGGCATGGGCGTTACGCCGTGGCTGCTGCTCGTGTATATCTATACGCTGGATACATCAAGCGGGGTCATTCTGACCTTAACGATGCCGATCATCATTGTCTTTATGATTCTGATCGGGATGACGGCCCGCAAGCAGATGGACCGCCAGCTGAAATCGTACCGGACGCTCTCCAACCACTTTGTGGATTCGCTGCGGGGGCTGGAGACGCTGAAGTTTCTCGGACGCAGCCGCAGTCATAGCGAGAGTATTGCTGCTGTCAGCGACCGATACCGCTCGGCTACGATGCGTACGCTGCGCGTAGCTTTTCTGTCTTCCTTCGCAATGGACTTCTTCACGATGCTGTCTGTTGCGTCCGTCGCCGTAAGCCTCGGCCTGCGGCTGGTTAATGAGGAGATGACCCTGGTCACCGGTCTGACGATTCTGATTCTGGCGCCTGAATATTTCCTGCCGGTCCGGCTGGTTGGCGCTGACTTCCATGCAACCCTGGACGGCAAAGAAGCCGGAGAAGCAATGAAGGATATCATCGACCGGGAAACCGTCAAGGCCGTGGCCCTTGAGGCTGACGGTAATAAGGCTGATCAGCCGCTTCAGTCAGGGGCGTTCAGCTGGAAGACGGACAGTGTGCTGAAGCTTGAGCAGGTAGGTGTCCAATATGAAGCGGACGGCATATCTTCGCTGGCAGAAGTGAGCCTGGAAGTGACAGGCGCCGTGAAGATTGGGATTATTGGAGAGAGCGGGGCCGGCAAATCGACGCTGGTCGATATTCTGGGCGGCTTCCTGCACCCTACCTCCGGCAGCATCGTCATTAACGGGAACCGGGTCAGTGCGCTGACCGATGAGGAATGGCGCAGACAGACTGCGTATATTCCGCAGCAGCCGTATATTTTCAGCGGAACGCTGGCCGATAATGTACGGTTCTATTATCCGGAGGCATCTATGGAAGACGTTGCTGCGGTAGTGGAGGCGGCCGGTTTATCGAAGCTGGTCTCCGCCCTTCCGAACGGACTCGATGAAATGATTGGCGGCGGCGGACGCTCACTCAGCGGCGGACAGGAACAGCGTGTTGCGCTGGCCCGGGCACTGCTGAGCAGTCGTCCGGTGATGCTGCTGGATGAGCCGACGGCCCATCTTGATATTGAGACTGAATATGAGCTTAAGGAAACGATGCTTCCGCTGTTTGAGGGGAAACTGGTATTTCTGGCGACCCACCGGCTGCACTGGATGATCGACATGGATCTGATCGTCGTAATGCAACAGGGTCAGGTGGCCGAGACCGGTACGCACCACGAGCTGATCAAGCGCAAGGGTGCCTATTATGAGCTTATTCAAAGTCAACTGGAGGGAATCCATTGA
- the cydB gene encoding cytochrome d ubiquinol oxidase subunit II yields MLSLNELWFVLIAVLFIGFFFLEGFDFGVGMETQILAKNDTERRVLINSIGPFWDANEVWLLTGAGAMFAAFPNWYATLFSGFYIPFVFALLALIARGVAFEFRGKRDSLAWKRTWDACIFFGSFLPPFLLAVVFASFIKGLPIDGDMQMYAGFFDIVNGYTVVAGLTVVMLCLVHGLMFTTLRTVGDLQVRARKLAQKLLLPLAALLLAFVIMTYFMTDVFEQRGALLMVLVVLGIAAYVLSGYFMSIKKDGWAFGMTGAVMALSVLSVFVGLFPRVMISSIDSAFNLTITNAASGHYSLKVMTIVALSLLPFVLGYQIWSYFIFHKRVHEKEHLEY; encoded by the coding sequence ATGCTTTCTCTTAATGAATTATGGTTTGTGCTGATTGCGGTCTTATTTATCGGATTCTTCTTTCTGGAAGGCTTTGACTTCGGTGTAGGAATGGAAACACAGATCCTGGCCAAGAATGATACGGAGCGCCGGGTGCTGATCAACTCGATCGGACCTTTCTGGGATGCCAACGAGGTATGGCTGCTGACAGGGGCAGGGGCAATGTTCGCCGCCTTCCCGAACTGGTATGCCACGCTGTTCAGCGGATTCTATATTCCGTTCGTCTTCGCCTTGCTGGCGCTAATTGCCCGCGGTGTTGCCTTTGAATTCAGAGGCAAACGTGATTCGCTGGCCTGGAAAAGAACCTGGGACGCCTGCATTTTCTTCGGAAGCTTCCTGCCGCCTTTCCTGCTTGCCGTTGTATTCGCCAGCTTCATCAAAGGGCTGCCGATTGACGGGGATATGCAGATGTATGCCGGATTCTTCGATATCGTAAATGGTTATACAGTAGTAGCCGGACTCACGGTAGTCATGCTCTGCCTGGTCCATGGGCTCATGTTCACTACGCTGCGCACCGTTGGCGATCTGCAGGTACGGGCACGCAAGCTGGCCCAGAAGCTGCTGCTTCCGCTGGCCGCATTGCTCCTTGCTTTTGTAATCATGACTTACTTCATGACAGATGTATTTGAACAACGCGGAGCCCTGCTGATGGTGCTGGTAGTTCTGGGGATTGCCGCTTATGTACTGTCCGGTTATTTCATGAGCATTAAGAAAGACGGATGGGCGTTCGGCATGACGGGAGCGGTAATGGCTCTGTCGGTTCTTTCGGTCTTCGTCGGATTGTTCCCGCGGGTCATGATCAGCTCGATTGATTCGGCGTTCAACTTGACGATTACGAATGCTGCATCCGGACATTATTCACTGAAGGTTATGACCATTGTGGCGCTGTCACTGCTGCCGTTCGTGCTCGGCTATCAGATCTGGAGTTATTTCATCTTCCACAAACGGGTTCACGAGAAGGAGCATCTTGAATACTAA
- a CDS encoding cytochrome ubiquinol oxidase subunit I: MDTVMLSRIQFASTTIFHYFFVPVSIGLALLIAIMETMYVRKGNEEYKRMAQFWGKLFLINFAVGVVTGILQEFQFGMNWSDYSRFVGDVFGAPLAIEALLAFFLESTFIGLWIFGWDKVSKKIHLLAIWMVALGTTLSAFWILTANSFMQHPVGFAMNNGRAEMNDFLALITNGQLLVELPHTLLAAYATGAFLVTGISAYKMLKKQDVPFFRRSFEIAAIVGIVSSVGVAVAGHAQAQYLVETQPMKMAASEGLWEDSGDPGAWTVTAFIDPVNKVNSGEIKIPYLLSFLSYSEFSGSVKGMNTLQAEYEQQYGPGNYIPPVRTTFWSFRIMVVAGSLMVVLGLYAMYLMWRKKMERPNTWFMRFMFWGLLLPPIANTAGWIMTEIGRQPWTVFGLMTTEDSVSPNVSAGSILFSVITFNAIYAILGIVLIGLFVKVIKKGPYHMDHDHGESHDPYSKEGTTHAFS, translated from the coding sequence ATGGATACAGTAATGCTGTCGCGTATACAATTTGCGTCGACGACGATCTTTCATTATTTCTTTGTACCGGTGTCGATTGGTCTGGCACTGCTGATTGCGATTATGGAAACGATGTACGTCAGAAAAGGCAATGAAGAGTACAAAAGAATGGCGCAGTTCTGGGGGAAGCTTTTCCTAATTAACTTCGCAGTGGGTGTAGTAACAGGAATTCTGCAGGAGTTCCAGTTCGGAATGAACTGGTCTGACTATTCACGCTTTGTAGGTGATGTGTTCGGAGCACCGCTGGCGATTGAAGCGCTGCTCGCCTTCTTCCTGGAATCCACGTTTATCGGATTATGGATTTTTGGCTGGGACAAGGTTTCCAAGAAGATTCACCTGCTGGCGATCTGGATGGTTGCACTGGGAACTACCCTGTCGGCGTTCTGGATTCTCACAGCGAACTCTTTTATGCAGCACCCTGTCGGCTTTGCAATGAATAATGGCCGGGCTGAGATGAATGATTTCCTGGCGCTGATTACAAATGGACAATTGCTGGTTGAATTACCGCATACCCTGCTCGCCGCCTATGCAACGGGCGCGTTCCTGGTGACCGGTATCAGTGCATATAAAATGCTGAAGAAGCAGGATGTGCCTTTCTTCAGAAGATCGTTTGAAATTGCGGCGATTGTCGGTATCGTCTCTTCGGTGGGTGTGGCCGTTGCCGGACATGCTCAGGCACAGTACCTGGTCGAAACACAGCCGATGAAAATGGCCGCTTCTGAAGGACTCTGGGAAGACAGTGGAGACCCGGGGGCATGGACGGTCACTGCTTTTATCGATCCTGTAAATAAAGTCAATTCCGGGGAAATCAAGATTCCTTACCTGCTGAGTTTCCTCTCCTATAGTGAATTCTCAGGCAGCGTCAAAGGGATGAATACCCTGCAGGCTGAATATGAACAACAGTATGGTCCCGGGAATTATATCCCGCCTGTGCGCACTACGTTCTGGAGCTTCCGGATCATGGTTGTTGCAGGCTCGCTCATGGTCGTACTCGGCCTGTATGCGATGTATCTGATGTGGCGTAAAAAGATGGAACGTCCGAATACCTGGTTTATGCGGTTCATGTTCTGGGGGCTGTTGCTTCCGCCAATCGCTAATACTGCGGGCTGGATTATGACCGAAATCGGACGTCAGCCTTGGACTGTATTTGGCCTAATGACGACAGAAGACAGTGTATCACCTAACGTTTCGGCGGGTTCGATCCTGTTCTCAGTAATTACTTTTAACGCCATTTATGCAATATTGGGTATTGTATTGATCGGTTTGTTTGTGAAAGTTATCAAAAAAGGCCCTTATCACATGGATCACGATCATGGTGAATCACATGATCCGTATAGCAAGGAGGGAACGACGCATGCTTTCTCTTAA
- a CDS encoding cold-shock protein, producing the protein MNYRKKPMEEVPEENTAIWACTNDGCNGWMRDNFAFEHAPSCRLCHAPMVRSMKMLSQLLNSNGDLKSLKKGISIT; encoded by the coding sequence ATGAACTACCGGAAAAAGCCTATGGAGGAAGTACCGGAAGAAAATACCGCAATTTGGGCTTGTACCAATGATGGTTGCAATGGATGGATGAGGGACAATTTCGCATTTGAACATGCGCCTTCTTGCCGTCTCTGTCATGCCCCAATGGTCCGCAGCATGAAGATGCTGTCGCAACTGCTTAATTCCAATGGCGATCTTAAATCATTGAAGAAGGGTATTTCCATTACCTGA
- a CDS encoding cold-shock protein, with protein MQTGTVKWFNAEKGFGFIEVEGGSDVFVHFSAITGEGFKTLDEGQRVEFNVVQGNRGPQAENVVKL; from the coding sequence ATGCAAACAGGTACAGTTAAATGGTTCAACGCAGAAAAAGGATTCGGATTCATCGAAGTTGAAGGCGGAAGCGACGTATTCGTACACTTCTCCGCTATCACTGGCGAAGGATTCAAAACTTTGGACGAAGGCCAACGCGTTGAATTCAACGTTGTTCAAGGCAACCGTGGACCACAAGCCGAAAACGTTGTAAAACTGTAA